A region from the Rheinheimera mangrovi genome encodes:
- the maiA gene encoding maleylacetoacetate isomerase, protein MKLHGYWRSSAAYRVRIALNLKGLQPEHCPVHLINNGGEQHSAGYQLLNPSELVPTLEDGELCLNQSLAIIQYLEDQYPQQPLYPAAAALKANVMAFALDIACDIHPLNNLRVLQYLTGQLALSEAQKMQWIKHWLATGFSALEKRLQLTAGRYCFGDTITVADLCLVPQVYNALRFQLDMTDYPLISTIYQRCNELDAFQKAAPEQQPDAV, encoded by the coding sequence ATGAAATTACATGGTTATTGGCGCTCAAGTGCCGCCTACAGAGTGCGTATTGCATTGAATTTAAAAGGCTTACAGCCAGAACATTGTCCTGTGCATCTGATCAATAATGGCGGAGAGCAGCACAGTGCCGGTTATCAGCTGCTAAATCCATCAGAACTGGTGCCTACGCTTGAAGATGGCGAGTTGTGTTTGAATCAATCTCTGGCCATTATTCAGTATCTGGAAGACCAATACCCGCAGCAGCCTTTATACCCTGCAGCTGCCGCATTGAAGGCCAATGTAATGGCTTTTGCGTTGGATATAGCCTGCGACATTCATCCATTAAATAACCTGCGGGTGCTGCAGTATCTGACTGGGCAGCTGGCATTGTCTGAAGCTCAAAAAATGCAGTGGATTAAACACTGGCTGGCAACAGGTTTTAGTGCGCTGGAAAAAAGGTTGCAGTTAACGGCAGGGCGTTATTGCTTTGGCGATACCATCACTGTGGCCGATCTGTGTTTAGTGCCACAAGTCTATAACGCCTTGCGCTTTCAACTGGATATGACGGATTATCCATTAATCAGCACTATTTATCAGCGCTGCAACGAACTGGATGCGTTTCAAAAAGCTGCGCCAGAGCAACAACCTGATGCGGTTTAA